The window ACAACCAAGAATAATCGATAGTTAAATCCAGGTGTGGAGCGATTTTTTCCAATACACGGATATGTTTTGGCCCGGCGTAGTATTGGGCTTTGATTGAGCCAGTGGTACCTGGTGCAACTGTTGTGCTAGTAAGCGTGGTGAAGCTGAGGAAATACATGTTCGCGTTGCGGCTTTTGCGCAGCACGTATTTCTGGTCCTTATCCTGATCGGGAACCCAAGCAGACATGAAATAGTGCTGCACCATCGCTACCCAACCGCCGGTATTTGACACTTCCAGCTTTTCTTTCGCCAGCTCGTCGAACTTAAGTTTTTTGTAGTTGGTTTCTGGCGTAGTTATCGCAGCGCCAAGGAAGGGTTGCATACCTACGCCAACAGCCTGCGCTGGATTGTGGTCGTCGCGCTTGATCTGGCCGTAAAGATTGCCCACCCAATTGGTGTCACCAGTGTTCTCGATGAGGTATTCCAGATCAATAAGGTAGGAATCCCGGTGGAATGTGAAGCGTTTGGTAATAATTGCACTTTCCTGCTGGTACTTCAGGTCGACTACCAGAGTGTCCTTGCCTGGCTCAAGTGTGTAGTCGGAAGAAGCGGCGCTAAACCGGGGGCGGCCGTTTTTACCGTCGGTTCCGTTAGGTCCTACCAGACCACTTTGAGCGATATAGGTACTCGTATCGTTATTGTTCAGCAAAACAAATGGATTGTCTTTTTCGTGCAGCATGGCGTAGTACTGCGGTAAAGCCAGACGCACAATATCACCACCGTTGGTATCGATCACCAGATCAAGCGTGTCTGTGCTGATGTGAATCTGGCGATCGTTATCGGCGTTTGCAGTAAATTCGACCGCGTCTTTGCTATCAGAAGCGGGCGCGTCCGGAACTTCTTCTCCGTTCGGCGCTTGCGGTTGTTCGCTTGGAATCGAGGGCGCTACGCGCTCACTATTGTTAGCTGAAGACTGCTGAAGTTGCGTCTCTTCAAATTTTCGTTCCTGAAACTCGTTCCACCGGATAATAAGCAAGAACGAAACAAGAACAATACCGCCGATTAGCGCGTTGCGAAGCAAATTCATGGTGATTGATTACCGTATATCGATATTTTAAGACTGTTTTTTGGTTGGGTGACCCGATTCAGGTACTGGGTCGTAACCGCCAGAATGCCAAGGGTGGCACTTTAGCAAACGTCGCGTAGCTAAAGCGCTGCCTCGCGCAATGCCCCAAGTGGCCACTGCGTCAATGGCGTATTGGGAGCAGGTGGGTTCGAAGCGGCAGCGGGGACCTATTAGCGGGCTGATGAAGTAGCGATAAAAGTAAACGGGGGCCAACATTATTTTGGCCGCGAACGGGATTCGTTGCGCTGCTGCGGGTTCGGATTGTTGGCCTTTTTGGCAACACGTTCCCATAGTTTATCCAGAATCTTCGCTGTTTCCCGGTTGTTCAATTGGTCGCTACCGCGCCGGGCCAGCACTATAGCATCTATTGCCGGCATTTGGTGCTGTTTGCCACGGAAAGTCTCGCGGATAAGGCGCTTTAGGCGATTCCGGTCAACGGCATGCCGAACATTTTTTTTGGCAATAACAAGCCCGAGCC of the Teredinibacter turnerae T7901 genome contains:
- the yidC gene encoding membrane protein insertase YidC; protein product: MNLLRNALIGGIVLVSFLLIIRWNEFQERKFEETQLQQSSANNSERVAPSIPSEQPQAPNGEEVPDAPASDSKDAVEFTANADNDRQIHISTDTLDLVIDTNGGDIVRLALPQYYAMLHEKDNPFVLLNNNDTSTYIAQSGLVGPNGTDGKNGRPRFSAASSDYTLEPGKDTLVVDLKYQQESAIITKRFTFHRDSYLIDLEYLIENTGDTNWVGNLYGQIKRDDHNPAQAVGVGMQPFLGAAITTPETNYKKLKFDELAKEKLEVSNTGGWVAMVQHYFMSAWVPDQDKDQKYVLRKSRNANMYFLSFTTLTSTTVAPGTTGSIKAQYYAGPKHIRVLEKIAPHLDLTIDYSWLWFIAKPLFYALDFIHGLVGNWGLAIILLTCCIKLVFFYPSAMSYRSMAKMRKVQPLMNELKERYGDDRQRMSAELMKLYKKEKVNPLGGCLPILLQMPVFIALYWMIMESVELRHAPFFLWIHDLSVRDPYFVLPLIMGVTMWIQQKLNPTPADPMQAKVMQLMPFFFTALFMMFPAGLVLYWVVNNTLSITQQYIITRQIEKAD
- the rnpA gene encoding ribonuclease P protein component translates to MNQLQDFRFRKSQRLLTSGNYSAVFDDAQIKASHPHFLILASPNAATHARLGLVIAKKNVRHAVDRNRLKRLIRETFRGKQHQMPAIDAIVLARRGSDQLNNRETAKILDKLWERVAKKANNPNPQQRNESRSRPK
- the yidD gene encoding membrane protein insertion efficiency factor YidD; the protein is MGTCCQKGQQSEPAAAQRIPFAAKIMLAPVYFYRYFISPLIGPRCRFEPTCSQYAIDAVATWGIARGSALATRRLLKCHPWHSGGYDPVPESGHPTKKQS